Below is a genomic region from bacterium.
GGAGATCGCCAGCGACTCCCACAGCTCGCGGTAGGCCTCGGCGCCGGCGCGGGTTTCCTGCAGGCAAAGGCGCACGAATTCCTCGCGGCTGATCTTGCCCTTGTCGATCTTGTATTTTTGCTCGACGTAGCGTTCGGTCGGCAGGCCGTTGTCGTCAAAACCCATCGGATAAAAAACCGAATGACCTTTCATGCGCTTGTAGCGCACGATGAATTCGGCCTGCGAATAGCTCATGGCATGACCGATATGCAGGTGCGCGTGCGAGACGTAGGGCGGGGGTGTGTCAACCGAAAACACGGGGCGCGGGTCATCGGGATCGAAGCGGTAAATGCCCGATTCCCGCCAGAATTCGCGAAGCCGCGGCTCCGCGTCTTTTGGATCGTACCGTTTCGGAAAATCCATGGGCGTCCCCCGTCCAAAAGGCGATGAATCGCGCGGGTTATAGCACGGGCCGCGCGCCGGCGGCAGGCGGGTTTTTCGAGATAAAAAAACGAAAAAAAGTCGGCTACGTACGAAACGTGTCCGACCATGTGAACGACAATACCCGTGAATAAATCCGTTTGCAAGCTAATGGCGCCGGGGGGTGAATTTCGGATAAATTTGTGAGACGATTCGTGGTCGAACTCGTCCGGATGGCAGAGGCGTTGCGGGGGATTGCAGCGCGCCGGACTTGGGCGACAGGAATCCGGCAAACGCCGGCCTCGAAAGCGAACAACCGGGAACGATAACCATGCACGGCGCCAGAGGGAGGCGGTGTGCGGGCGGTGGAAGCGAATAGTTATGCACGCCGCCTCGACCAAAAAAGGAAAAAGCCGCTCATGCGACTTGCCCTGATCTATCCGCCCTTCTTTCACAAGAAGTTCAACGAGAATCTCCCCACGACGGACGACGAGTTCGGGCTGTTCCCGCACATCGGATTCGGTTGGGTCGCCGCCATGGCCAAACGCGCCGGGTGGGAAGTCCGGCTGTTCGACGCCGCGTGCCGGAAGTCCCGGTACGATTTCGTGCTGCAGGACGTTGTCGGCTGGAATCCGGACATCCTCGGATTCGCCGGCCACGCCACGCAGACCTTCCGCGATATGCTGCTTTGGGCGCGGCGCTTCAAGCGCGATACGCAGCTTCCCGTCGTGATCGGCGGATACGAATGCAAGGCGTATCCATACGAAATCATGGAGCACGACTGCTTCGACTATCTGTGCGTCGGCGAGGCCGTCACCTTCATCGAACCCTTTCTCCGCGCGTTCGAAACGGGCCGCGGCTACGAAGACGTGCCCGATCTGCTCTACCGCGCGAACGGGCAGGTGAAGCGCACGGTCGATGCGCCATACATTCCCTACAGCGAGCACCCCTGGCCCGACCGGTCGATCTTCCCGAACGAGGAGTACTACTCGATGGTCTCCCAGCGGAAGAACTTCACGATCGGCATGTCCGAGGTCGGCTGCCCGTATCCGTGCACGTTTTGCTCCATGCGGCATTCGGGCTTCGAGGCCCGCACGGCCGTGCAGCTCGTCGACGAGATGGAAAGCTGCATTAACGAGCATGGCATCCACGAGATCGACTTTTTCGATCCGATCATGCTGTTCGATCGCCAGCGCATGCTCGACTTCTCCGCGGAGCTGCAGCGGCGCAAGCTCGACATCATCTGGTCGGCGCGCACGCGCGTGGACTGCCTGTCGTTCAAGCGCAGCGACGGCGAACCCGACCAGGAACTCGTCGAGGCGCTCGCGGCGTCCGGATGCCGGCGCCTGTTTTTCGGCATCGAGTCCGGCGACGAGCAGGTGCTCAAGAACGTCAAAAAGGGTGCGGTGACCAATAACGTCAAGAAGGTGCTCGACTGCCTGGACGCGCACAGCATCCGCTCGCTTGGCTTTTTTATGATCGGCAATCCTGGCGAGACCGAAGAGACCGTCCAAAAGACGATCAAACTCGCCAAGAGCCTGCCGCTGCACTACACGCAGTTCACGCTCACGATGATCAAGCCGCACACGGACCTCGAGCAGAAGTACATTTTCGAATCGACGGGCATCGACTACTGGCGCGAATACGTGCGTGGAAACGTGCCCGAGCAGATCCTGCCGACGCCGTGGACCGAGCTTTCGCGCGCGGACATCGAGCGGCTGACAAAGAAGGCCTATCTCAGCTTCTACCTGCGCCCGCGCTACATGTGGAAGATGATCGTGCGCATCGAAAGCTGGCAGGAGTTCCAGCGTTACGCGCGCGTCGCGTTCCAGATGATGCTGCGCCCGCTGCGCCCGGAGAAGATCGGTCCGCTGCCCATGCACCGCCGTGTCGGGCGTTTCGGGCTGGCATTCCTCGACGGGTTCCTCGCGAACCTGAACCAGGGCGGGCGGCATCCGGTGGCCTATTTCGGCGGCGGCTTCAAGGGCGCCTGGCGGTTTGCCATGTATGAGTGGCAGCGCTCGGGCAGCAACAAGGACATGGGTGCGCCGGGCAGCGTGGACGGGGAACTGATGGCGCCGGACGCGCAGACGAAGATCCGCGTCATCGAGAACTTCTCGGGCGACTCGCGTTTTGTCCCGCTCACGCGGGGCGCGCTCGGCTACTCGCGCAAGAAGGGCGACAGCGTCAACCCGTACCACGAGCGGCGCATCACGGAGGCCGCGAGCTGAGCCGCGCGCGCGTAACGGCGGTCCGCGTTTTCGGAGGCGTCGTCAAACACGCTGCACGGATCGCCGCGCCCCGCGCGATCGCCGGGCCAGGTTAGGCACACGACGGAAATTCGCCGCGAAAAGGCGCCTTCTAAACCGACGGGTTGTTTCCCAACCGGAAAGTTCAACGGAGGTGGCTCATGCCGAGGTACGTCATCGAGAGAAATATGCCGGGCGCCGGCGACGCGACTCCCGCCGAGCTCAAGGAGATCGCCGCCAAATCGAACGCGGTCCTGCACGAGCTGGGGCCGGACGTGCACTGGGAGCACAGCTACGTGTCCGCGGACAAGATCTTCTGCGTTTATATCGCCCGAGACGAGGAGATTGTCCGCAAGCACGCCGAGCTCACGGGGTTTCCCGCCGACACGATCTGCGAAGTGAAAGCCTTGGTCGATCCCGTCATGGGTGAACCGAACGCGTAATCGCGCGCGAAACGCCGAGGCCTATCGATCCAATTTGTTGTAGGCGCCTGCCCGGCGCGAACGTTGCCCGCGTCGAGCAGGCGCGCTTGCCGGCCACGATTTAACGCACGAGCCCGTAGATCAGCACATCCGAGCCGGCCGGGCCGACGATCTCGAAAACGGGCGTGTTCCAGTCGCCCGCGCCGTCGCGCATTTCGACGCGCGGCACGGCGGACGTCCCTTGGCCGTAACGGATGAGTTGCACCTCCGCCGCGCCGTCGCCGTCGTAGTCCCAGGACGCGCCGCGCGCGCCCGCGCCGACGGTGAAGCCGGTGTCGTACACGGTGGTGCTCGCCGTGGAAAACACCGTGAGGCGATACGCGATCTGCGGCGCGACGAGGCCTTGCAACTGCGTCTGAAAGACGGCCAGTTCGGCATCGTCGTCGCCGTCGAAATCGCGCAGGGCCGCGTCGAACACGAGAAGCGATCCCTCGCCCGCGATCTGCGTCGTTTCGGCCACCGCGGGTTGTTCCGGATCGTCGAAAAGCGACACCTTCGCGCTTGCCGACGCGCCCGTCACCGCGTGCGCGATCGCGAACACGTCGCCGCCGAATTTCGCGCGTCCGCCGATGCCGCCGGCGCGCGGCGCATCCGCGACAAAGGCGCGCGTGCCGCCGAAATCGAAGGCGGTGGGGAAAAAGTACGCGGCGCTCGACGCGTAGAGATCGACCCAGGCTCCGCCGCCGCCGACGAGCGAGGCGACAAGATCCGCGAGGCCGTCACCGTCCAGGTCGTGGCGCAGCGATACGGACGCGCTGGTGCCCGCGTCGTACGTGAAGTTGCGCGACGCCTGGCCGAGCGACTCGTGCAGCTCCACGCGCGTTTCGCTCGCGTTGGCGAACGCGATCGCCAGTTCCGCGTCGCCGTCGCCGTCCAGATCGCGGATCGCCACCGAGGGCGAGGCGGCGCCGTTTTGCGCAAACGGGCCGTAAGTGTCGCCGGCGATGCCGCCCTCGGCGACGGCGCGGATGGTCGCCTCGTAGAGAGGGCCGACGATGCCCCACTCGATCACCGCGATCTCGGCCGCGGGCCCGGCGGAAAGCGGCGCGGCCTTGCCCCACGCGCTGCGCGCGGGTGCGGCGGCCAGATCAACGTACGTGCCGGCCGGGCCGGTGTGGTTCAGAAGATCGGCGAAGCCTTCCGTGCCGTCGTAGGCGTGCGCCTCGCCGCTTCCGGACGCATCCGTGGGACGCACGCGAATCACCAGCTCGGGGAAGCCGTTGCGATCGAGGTCGAAAAGGGGACCGGGCAGCGCCTGGCCGCCGGGATAAGACGCGATCGTGACGCTCGAGTCGAGATTCGCGGGATCGAGCAGCCGCACGAGGGCGCTGCCCACCCCTTCGTCATCGAGCGAATTTTCAATCGCGACGATCTCCGCGAGGCCGTCGCCGGTGAAATCCTCGACGATGTACGACGCGCCGCCGAACGCGCCAAGCAGCACGGGCGATCCGTAGCGCGGGGCGCCGCCATCGACCGGGAAAAGCGCCGGCTCGGTGACGTTGTCGTCGCCGATGCGGTAGCGCCGCTGCACCAGGACGTAAGCCGGTTCGTCCTCCACGAGCGGCGCGGGCACGGTGACGAATCGATCGAGCGCCGCGTCGTCGTCCGCGGTGTCGTCATCGGTGTCGTCGTCGATAGCATCGTCATCCGCGTCGTCATCGATCGCGTCGTCGTCGATTGTGTCGTCGTCCGCCGTATCGTCATCATCCGCGTCGTCGTCATCGACGTCGACGTCGATCGTGTCGTCGTCGGTGACGTCGTCGTCCGGGGCGTCGCCCGCGCCGCCGTCGTCATCGTCGCCGCACGAACAAGCCGGCGCGGCGAGCGCGACAAGCGCGATGAACACGAACACGAAATATCGCGGGGCGGCGCGCGTCATCGTGCATCGATGATCGCGCGTCCCTGGGGCGCGGGTCAATCGGGAAATGCCCTACGCGTTGACGGCGGAGCGGTCGGCGGCTTCGTCGAGGGCCGCGGGGCCCAGGTCGGCGCAAGCCAGGCGAATGGCGCGGCGCGTGAGCGCGAGATTGACGAAGATGATGCGGCGAAGGTCGCCGAGCACGTTCGCGAGCGTGTCGGGCGTCGCCTCCTCGAGCAGCACCTGCGCGCGCTCGATGTTGTCCTCGATGGCCGAGCGAAACGTGTAGTCGTCCCAGAATTCGCCGTCCCACGCCCCGGCGAGCACCTCGAGCGGTTCGAGAAACGCGCTCCAGGCCGATTTCAGCGTTTCGGTGGCGGCGTCGAGATCGCCGGAATCAAGGAGATCGGCGAGACGGTTCAGACCCACCTCGCCCTGGCGAATGCCTTGCTGCAATCGCTGCGCGTTCGTCGCGTCCATCGCATCTCCGGCGGCAAAAGGATTTCGACTTGCTTACTAGATGTTGTTGGGGGTGTCAACGAGTACGCAAGATCATGTGTCCACAGGGGGAGAAAATAGAAAACAGAAAATAGGAAACAGGAAATAGAAAATAGTCCGTCGCAACACGCGCGGCGAAACGACGCACGTCCATCGCGCGCCTCCCCGCCCCCGGTCGCATGCACCCGGCGCTTGTCCCTCTGTTTTCTATTTCCTATTTTCTGTTTTCTATTTTCTGGAAACCAGGCCAAACTACCTGCCGCCAAAACGCCATGGACTCCACCATCTACATCCACATCCCCTGGTGCCGGTCGAAGTGCTGGTACTGCGATTTCGCGAGCTACGCGGACGCGAGCCCGCCGGAAGATGCGTATGTCGATGCGCTTTTTGCCGAGCTTGACGCGCGGGCCGGCGAGATGCGCGGCGCGGCGCCGTCGGTGTACATCGGCGGCGGCACGCCCTCGCTGTTTTCGCCGCGGGCGATCGGGCGCCTAATCGACGGCGTGCGCGCGCGCGTGGACGTCGCCAACGACGCGGAGATCACGCTCGAGGCGAATCCCGGCTCGGCGCACGCGGAATCGTTCGCCGGGTTCGCGGCCGCGGGCGTCAACCGCGTGTCCATCGGCGCGCAATCGCTCGACGCCGCCGTGCTGGCGCGCCTGGGGCGCCGGCACGCGCCGGAAGAGGTGCCGCGCGCCGTGGAGGCCGCGCGCGCGGCGGGCTTTTCGAACATTAGCGTCGATATCATGTACGGCCTGCCCGACCGCGACGCGGGCGCGCTTTTACAGGAGCTTGACGCATTCGTCGCGCTCGGCACGCCGCACCTGTCGGCGTATTGCCTGACGGTTTACGAGGACACGGAGTTCGCGCGCCTTCTCGAAAAGGGCAAGCGCGAGGAAATGGACGCCGACATTGCCGCGGACGAGTTCCGCATCGTGCGCGATCGGCTGCTATCGGCCGGGCTTGCCGATTACGAGATCGCCAACTTCGCGCGGCCGGGATACGAGAGCCGGCACAACACGCACTATTGGCGGCGTGGGGCGTACCTCGGTCTTGGATGCGGCGCGGCATCGTTCGGA
It encodes:
- a CDS encoding B12-binding domain-containing radical SAM protein, whose translation is MRLALIYPPFFHKKFNENLPTTDDEFGLFPHIGFGWVAAMAKRAGWEVRLFDAACRKSRYDFVLQDVVGWNPDILGFAGHATQTFRDMLLWARRFKRDTQLPVVIGGYECKAYPYEIMEHDCFDYLCVGEAVTFIEPFLRAFETGRGYEDVPDLLYRANGQVKRTVDAPYIPYSEHPWPDRSIFPNEEYYSMVSQRKNFTIGMSEVGCPYPCTFCSMRHSGFEARTAVQLVDEMESCINEHGIHEIDFFDPIMLFDRQRMLDFSAELQRRKLDIIWSARTRVDCLSFKRSDGEPDQELVEALAASGCRRLFFGIESGDEQVLKNVKKGAVTNNVKKVLDCLDAHSIRSLGFFMIGNPGETEETVQKTIKLAKSLPLHYTQFTLTMIKPHTDLEQKYIFESTGIDYWREYVRGNVPEQILPTPWTELSRADIERLTKKAYLSFYLRPRYMWKMIVRIESWQEFQRYARVAFQMMLRPLRPEKIGPLPMHRRVGRFGLAFLDGFLANLNQGGRHPVAYFGGGFKGAWRFAMYEWQRSGSNKDMGAPGSVDGELMAPDAQTKIRVIENFSGDSRFVPLTRGALGYSRKKGDSVNPYHERRITEAAS
- a CDS encoding DUF4242 domain-containing protein, translated to MPRYVIERNMPGAGDATPAELKEIAAKSNAVLHELGPDVHWEHSYVSADKIFCVYIARDEEIVRKHAELTGFPADTICEVKALVDPVMGEPNA
- the hemW gene encoding radical SAM family heme chaperone HemW, which codes for MDSTIYIHIPWCRSKCWYCDFASYADASPPEDAYVDALFAELDARAGEMRGAAPSVYIGGGTPSLFSPRAIGRLIDGVRARVDVANDAEITLEANPGSAHAESFAGFAAAGVNRVSIGAQSLDAAVLARLGRRHAPEEVPRAVEAARAAGFSNISVDIMYGLPDRDAGALLQELDAFVALGTPHLSAYCLTVYEDTEFARLLEKGKREEMDADIAADEFRIVRDRLLSAGLADYEIANFARPGYESRHNTHYWRRGAYLGLGCGAASFGYTPDAPHGVRSVNDRDPAAYMRRVAEGGTAFAETETLTEAQALSEALFLGLRRRVGVDLALISRALGADVGERFAAEFDELVAGGFLSREGDRVRLTDAGVFVSDEIFSRFV